The Streptomyces sp. NBC_00162 sequence GCGATCACCACGGGCAGGGCGACCAGGATCGCCGACCACTCGAACTGCGGCGCGTGGAAGGACGGCAGCCCGATCCAGTCGGCCGTGCCGACCCCGGAGAGGTCCAGGCGCCAGTGGTCCGTGGCCTCGCCGCCCACCGTGGAGTGGATCTTGCCGAAGAGGCGGTCGAGGATCCAGGAGAGCCCGTACCCGAAGACCAGTCCCAGGAAGATCGCGATCCGCGACCAGAACCCGCGCAGGCAGACCACGGCGAACCCCGTGACCAGCATGGTCAGCAGCGCCGTCCACTGGTCCTGCGGCCAGTACGTCGAAGCCGTCACCGGCGCCAGGTTGAAGCCGATCAGCATCACCACCGCGCCCGTCACCACCGGCGGCATCGCCGCGTGGATGATCCGCGCCCCGAAGCGCTGCACGGCGAGGCCGGACAGGAACAGCGCCACACCGACGACGAAGACGGCGCCGGTCACCACCGCGCTGTCCCCGCCCGAGGCCCGGATCGCCGCCGCCACACCGACGAACGAGAGCGAGCAGCCCAGGTACGAGGGGACCCGGCCGCGCGTGGCGAGGAGGAAGATCACCGTCGCGACGCCGGACATCATGATGGCCAGGTTCGGGTCCAGGCCCATCAGGACCGGCGCGACGAAACTCGCGCCGAACATCGCCACTACGTGCTGGGCGCCGAGCCCCGCGGTCCGCGGCCACGACAGCCGCTCGTCCGGCCGCACCACCGCTCCGGGGGCGGGGGTCCGCCCGTCACCGTGCAGGGTCCAGCGCACGCCGAGGCCCATGTCCACCACTTCCGATCCGCCGCTGATCAAGCATCAAGGCCGCTAGGGCCTGTCTTTCGGGTCAGGCCGGATCAGCCCGGCCTGACCCGAAAGACAGGCCCTAGGGCCCCCGACATATTACGGGCGGATACCGGCGGTTTCGTCCCGATTGACCGCGGAGGCCCCGGGCGCGGCCGGCGTCTGCCGCAGTACGGCGGCCCCCACCGCCAGCGCGAAGGCCAGCAGGGTGACCAGCCCGAAGGAGACCACGAGCGAGGTCGCGTCCGCCACCGCACCGATCGCCGACGGGGCGATCAGTCCCGATGTGTACGTGATCGTCGCGACACCCGCGATGGCCTGCGCCGGGGCCGGTCCGCTGCGCGCCGCGGCCGCGAAGGCCAGCGGAACCACCACGGCTATGCCCAGCCCGATCAGCCCGAAGCCGGCCATGGCCGCCGCGGGTTCGCGGACCGAGACCACGATCAGCCCGCCCGCGGTGGCCAGTACGCCACCCGCACGGACGGTGCGCACGGCCCCGAACCGGTCCACCACCCGGTCCCCGGCCAGCCGCGCGACGGCCATCGTGAGCGCGAAGGCGGTGGTCGACGCCGCCGCCAGACCGGCGTCCGTGTCCAGGACGTCCCGCAGGTAGACCGCGGACCAGTCCAGGCTCGCGCCCTCGGCGAAGACCGCGCAGAAGCCGATGGCGCCGATGAGCAGGGCCGACTTCGGAGGCAGCGCGAAGTGCGGCGGAGCCCCCGCCTCCTGGTCGCTCCTGAGGTCCAGCACCCCGCGTACGGCGACCAGCCCGGCCGCGGTGAGCGCCAGTGCGGCGATCAGGTGGTGCAGCCGGGCGTCGGCCCCGGCGTGCGCGGCGACCGTACCGGCGGCCGAACCGAGCAGCGCGCCCACGCTCCACATGCCGTGCAGCGAGGACATGACCGAGCGGCCCAGCCGGTTCTCCGTCTCCACGCCGAGCGCGTTCATCGCCACGTCCGACATGCCGGAGGTGGCTCCGTAGACGAAGAGCGCGAAGCAGAGGGCGGGCAGGTTCGGGGCGAGGCTCGGGAGGATGAGGGAGAGGGTCC is a genomic window containing:
- a CDS encoding uracil-xanthine permease family protein; this encodes MGLGVRWTLHGDGRTPAPGAVVRPDERLSWPRTAGLGAQHVVAMFGASFVAPVLMGLDPNLAIMMSGVATVIFLLATRGRVPSYLGCSLSFVGVAAAIRASGGDSAVVTGAVFVVGVALFLSGLAVQRFGARIIHAAMPPVVTGAVVMLIGFNLAPVTASTYWPQDQWTALLTMLVTGFAVVCLRGFWSRIAIFLGLVFGYGLSWILDRLFGKIHSTVGGEATDHWRLDLSGVGTADWIGLPSFHAPQFEWSAILVALPVVIALIAENAGHVKAVGEMTGDPLDDKLGTAIAADGAASMLSTAVGGPPNTTYSENIGVMAATRVYSTAAYWAAAGFALLFGLCPKFGAIVAAIPGGVLGGITVILYGMIGLLGAQIWINGGVDLRNPLNLVPAAAGIIIGIGGVTLQISDTFELGGIALGTIVVITGYHALRYLAPAHLKQQEPLLDEGTSAYDDQGGRDTPR
- a CDS encoding MFS transporter, whose protein sequence is MTGETDLSPARLRHARFAIAAVFCAHGAVTGSFATRIPWIQEHAQLSAGTLGLALAFPALGAALAMPLAGRINHRFGARAALRALLALWTLSLILPSLAPNLPALCFALFVYGATSGMSDVAMNALGVETENRLGRSVMSSLHGMWSVGALLGSAAGTVAAHAGADARLHHLIAALALTAAGLVAVRGVLDLRSDQEAGAPPHFALPPKSALLIGAIGFCAVFAEGASLDWSAVYLRDVLDTDAGLAAASTTAFALTMAVARLAGDRVVDRFGAVRTVRAGGVLATAGGLIVVSVREPAAAMAGFGLIGLGIAVVVPLAFAAAARSGPAPAQAIAGVATITYTSGLIAPSAIGAVADATSLVVSFGLVTLLAFALAVGAAVLRQTPAAPGASAVNRDETAGIRP